The Cydia amplana chromosome 1, ilCydAmpl1.1, whole genome shotgun sequence DNA segment taaatactcagtatttACTCAATATACCCGTATTTACTCGTTTGTATCCAAATTGGTGGGTATAAACTATTTAGAGTGCTGAAAGGGGCatataaatttgaaatataGGTGTATTTTGTAAGCCGCTACTGGATTATGTACTCAAAATTGtaagaaatgtatttttaagaggGGCACTCCATACATGTAACTAATCGTCACAAAAAAAATTCAGAAACCACCAACGTGTTGCACATCATtaaacaggtctttaaaaataactggaatAAGTATTTCTAAGAACTTTTTTGGATAAATTGAATATTTATGGAAAAAAACCGTTTCGAAAggccaaaataatgtttatctcTCTATAACTTTTGAACTAAAgttcagaaaaaatataaaaacatatcAGGAGATTAGCCGTATAATAGAgtacaaaaaattatattttgaacatcatcggttgagccatttttgagttttctttaaaaaacacttAATAAAGGTCGTAAGTGCCGCGTAAACATGCACTTTTGCGCGACATGCAGTTAGATATCTAGATTATCTAGAACATCGATAGAATTTATGTATaccatatttttaaagtaaaaaaaaagaagcgctggtggcctagcggaagcgctggtggcctagcggtaagagcgtgcgacttgcaatccggaggtcgcgggttcgaaccccagctcgtaccaatgagtttttcggaacttatgtacgaaatatcatttgatatttaccagtcgcttttcggtgaaggaaaccggactaatcccaatacgggcctagtttaccctctgggttggaaggtcagatggcagtcgctttcgtaaaaactagtgcccacgccaattactgggattagttgccaagcggaccccaggctcccatgagccgtggcaaaatgccgggagaacgcgaggaagaagaagaagatttttaaagtaaatatattcctatttaaaacaaaattgttaacTATGCATTATCACAATTTGCCTCTCACTGATAAATACcttttttccaaaattaagcTTCctatatgatttttattttatagatattgtTAACACACGTTAGCATTCTTCAATAAAAgacaattttgtttttaaatctcactttttgaatattttataagcaatCGTTTTTACCCACCTAAAtgagtcatcatcttcctcgcgttgtcccggcattttgccacggctcatgggagcctggggtccgcttggcaactaatcccagtaattggcgtgggcactagttttacgaaagcgactgccatctgaccttccaacccagagggtaaactaggcccgtattgggattagtccggtttcctcacgatgttttccttcaccgaaaagcgactggtaaatatcaaatgatatttcgtacataagttccgaaaaactcattggtacgagccggggttcgaacccgcgacctccggattgcaagtcgcacgctcttaccgctaggccaccagcgcttctgccCACCTAAATGAGTAAATACGGGTATTTATCGGGTGCTTTGAGTAAATATCGagtaaatactcagtatttACTCACCCCTACCCATCTCTAAACACATAGTTAAACGTAGATTTTAACTTAATTTGAAGTTAAATCTATGTTTAGCTAAGCAAACCCATTCACATGTCTTTTTTTACCCAGTATGAGACACACAGAGTACATAACATTAGTCACTCCAGTCTAGTCTAGTGTAATCACGTGACTTTTTGTAGCAtctctgtcatcccgatacatttttacttttagttttgcgtttgtcgatgtacgatgtcatcttggctagtccCCCTGGAGCCCTACTGCGAAAaactaaaatctaaatttctcgcacgagcgatagagaggcagataacgaaatttcaattttcgttttcgcggtaagccctcagGCCAGTCAGgcctatttacctacttacccgAGTTCAATCAAACATGCAAACAAATAATGGTTTagggtctgttcggaaagagaagagtcgtggaatgtattgagccccatacattccacaactcttctctttccgcacagactctagatgGAATTTAATTACTTATCAATGAATACTGCGATTCTTCCTGTTTTCCCCCCTCCCCATTAGAATCGTCTGTGGCGACAGgtgttttaattattagtatttttataaataatattaagatacttaatattcaaatgccgTTGCGTTAATGCTTACGCGCCGACTCGCTTGCTTTATATTCGGTTTGCGTGCGCGCCGAATACGCTTATAGTTTTTGCCTTTTTATGTAAACTTTCTTTATGTGCTTTTCCTATCTTCTGTGCTTACTCTGACTATCTCTTCAACTATACTGTGCTGTGCTTTGTACTCTTACTTCTTTCCTTTGTGCTTGTGACTCTTGTGTGCCGTTATTTGACAATATATAATTAATGTGGAACTAGCTTGTTTCTCTTATCTCGTTAGGCTAGTTCACCACACGTCCATAATAACACTGCTGGGCCTACCTAACATGATTAAAGGAGCCTGAGGCAACACTTAACCCTCGTAAATAGTTATGAACGCGTATGTAGGTGCTCTATTAACCGCAAATACGGGTTGCGCAAACGAAAGCACTTTATAAGGTCAGTGCGGCCTTGAAAATGAGTTCGATTGAAAGTGCACCTTTAGAAAAGAGTGCGACAGAGCGTGTCGGTCGTGAACTTATTGTGGCCGGCTGCGCGGCGGTGATGAGTTTGATGCGTTTCTATTGACGACGGCGATGGGTTTCCTATAAACACGACTAgttacataattaatatttcTGTTCAAATGAATGTCCCTGCCtgacacacttatcccacgtacgcaacgtaggtatgcaatgcattatgacattcgaaccctgaaatttgtatgctcagaaacatacttgtcatgcgttgcgttattttaaatataaattatcatCGTGTAACATTATATCAATCATATGATTGTCCCAAAATTAATCCATAAAAATGTTATGCATAAAATTCTCATATGattcaaaaaaattacaggctattattatgtattaggtAGGCTATAAGTGAATTATTCAGGCAACGGTATATCTTTACTGAGATATCTGTATTTTGATAGCCGTTTCTGTCGTGTGTAGAATATTTTTTGTGTGTCAACTCTGCAACGAATTCTACCACTTCTGCCaccgtagtacctacctaattcaaCGTATGTATCCTTCCTATTAAGTCCTAGGCTAGTCGTATGTAGTAGCTGACGCCGCCACACACGAAGTACAATCGAAAATATATAAGTGTTTTGAACATCTAAGCTAAGCATGTATACTACATTTCAAATAACCTTGTAAAAAACCACATAACATCTCAATACAACGAGAAACCTAATTTcaatgaataggtaggtactcatagGTAGTACCTATATTGAATCAAAACACCTCAATGGTTAGGTAGGCGTACATTCAGCTGTTTACAAAGACCACGATGAACTCATAAGCGTGCATAATCAAGCTGAATGCCCAAACAGAAAATACATTACACTGAAAAGATCCCGGACAAGCCAACAAGGGTGAGGATTACGCGAGTAGTCACTCGGAAGAATTGTTTAGCGCTATCCAAATAGCGGTGTTCCGAACGAGAAAGGATCCACTAAGCAGATAATTTCGATCGATGCGAGCTCATAAGCTGTCAATCAAGTGTGTAAATTAAATGCGATGTCGGGTGCAGTTCGAGCGAACTGGAGTGAACACAATACACCGCCGAGAGCTGTGAAtgcatacgagtacctatgtgcTACATGCACCTACGCGGAAATCGatgcttaggtacctatacatattattgCGTTCAAGTTTGCAGAGATGGGGTAAGTAAATTCTGACTAGCACGGAGTTGATCGATGAACGATTTACATGCATTTGATGACTGAACGTGCAGTTTTTGCATTGTCCTTGAACTAGTGCGGCGGAAGGCTTGCGGAACAATTTCTCCATCTTTTTGTTCGCTGCGCTACGATTTGCAATTTATATAAATAGCCAATCAATGATTCGGAGGTCAGTTACCGGTAGACTTCCTCTCCTTAACCACCTATCAAAACAAACACCGACACGGGATACCAGCAAACATGAGGGCGCTGTTGGTGTTTGGAGTGCTGTGCCTGGCGGCCGCCTGCATGGCGGACTTCTCGCAGGACATGGCAGTGGCCGAGAGCAAGGGCCACCACCACGAGCACGGCGGCGGCCACGAGCACCAcggccaccaccaccaccaccacggcGGGCATGGACACAAGGGCCACAAGGGCCATCACCACCACCACAAGGGCCACGAAGGCCACCACGGCAAGCACCACCATGAGGATCACCACCACGAGCACGGCGGCGGCCACAAGAAGCACTGGGACGAGCACGACCACCACGGTGAGCACCACGAGCACGGCCACCACCACAAGGGCGGCAAACACGGCCACCACGAGCACCACGACAAGGGAGAGCACGTCGACGGGTACCACAAGAAACACCACAAGGATCACTTCCACAAGGACCACCACTTCCACGATGGGCACCACAAGGAGGGCAAGCACCACaagcaccaccaccaccacggcCACCACGATACCCACGGGGGACACCACAAGAAGGGCGGTCACCATCACTCCGGCCACCACGAGGGCCACCACGGCAAGCACGGCCACCATGACAAGCACCACTACGACGAGGACCACCACGGCCACAAGGGCCACCACGGCCACGATGAGCACCATCACCACCACCACGACCACGGCAAGAAGGGCGGCCACGAGGACCACAAGCACTGGGGCCACCATCACGGCAAGCATTGATTATAGCAGTGCTACTGTTACAGCGGCGTTCGAAGAAACGCACACaccaaaaattaatttgttattgttgatgtttttttatttttatacgaacaaaataaatgaaataattatctgatattaaaatatgattaattctACCATACATTAGCGGTTAAAACCACATAACCCTGAAGGCTCAACTCCACTCGTTAAGATATTTGAATTTGCTTAGTTATttgaaagttattttattttcatcacacttgctcgaaaaagatcttatttcatgcagaTGTACTGAAGGACAAAGGCCTATATTGATCCCGCAGGGTTTTATGGATTCTgaaaaaaaagctataactccctagggagttatagctttcttttttttaattatgtcactAATTCATACGAACCAAGTAGGTTATAAGTAAAATACTTTGTTTAAAGTCAAGGTATAAGGGAGTTTTACATTTAGAATACTtcgattctattctattttaaaatttttgtttatgtttaaaaatatttaatttgattaatttaatagccgtttgcatgcaaaatttcacttaccccccacgttgcacaatgtactattatgTTATGTCTTAAGAAGGATTTAAATGTAGTTAAATACTTTTGAAATCTTCCACCTTTTTCTTCGGTTAAGTGCCAACAGCGAGAACTTGGTAGCCGAGCAATAAGACGAAGGATTTAAATCGGAGGTCATGGGATCGAATTCATATGCTCTGGCAATAATACCTATTCGTACTCTATAATACCAATTAGTTTCTCGCAAGTAACACTGTTTAGCAGTTGCTCTTTGGTAAAGCAAAAATCGTAAGAAATCCTGAAATACAATTCGAAACACAACCCCGATGCAACAGGGACTAGAGTAATGTGCTCCTAAATGTTTTTTTACTGCGTAACACCCCGGATTCGCCGGAAGCACAACATTCCAAAAGCCTACTAGGTATTATAGAGACTTGCGAATTTTTGGAAGTATATTTAGGTATCTACACATTATTAGGTACGTAGTCAACTGGAACTTAGTTTCTCCGTCCGCCGCTTTGCTCCATGCATGATcattagtgctagaaagctggaATTTGGCACAAATATACAaatcagaaggcctaccgcgaaccacgttcgacgtgttgcctccctgtcacacttacgtacgaaattacaagtgcgacagagatgcaacacgtagTACGTGGTTCGCGATAGCCCCTCTGTTATGTCCACTaagttgtaaaataaaaactagaaaaAGGGTTTTTTTAGGGTGGCTCCTACACGAATGAATATTGGTGATAATTTTTTTTCACttcaaccctatagtgtggACGGTGTCGTTGTAttaggtctttcaaaacgaatatGGGTCTAACTTCaagaaccatttttttttaataatattttagtaaataatCGCTATGAAAGAAAAAAATGCCCCATGTGCTTCCCTGACTGTTTTTGACTAGCCCTCTAACATTTGAACCAAGGCCCAAAatttatggaaaaaaaaaatcttgaaagTGAAGCTTATTAAAACTACTATCGGTTCAGCCGTTTTTGCAAAAAGTATATTGACGtacgggtaactacggaacccttcctacactgagcatggcccgacatacTCTTGGCCagattttagtatgtttttagtttttcgtacaaaactttgttcacggagcaCTTATCACTTATCACGGGATCACTTCGGTTTTTCTTAAAGGCCAATTAGATCCACACCTCCcaactagggattgcagaaccggtactgtttaaaagaaccgggattttcggtaccgggcaaaaaaggaaccgggatttcccggtattttcggtactttcgggactgtcttcaaaaatcagttttcacatcaattttcagtaaaaaaagcgtgaaacgaccacgaatctttcttaaaacaataaaaaagtagcacagtgaaggtacacacttcttttgtaccataatgtgtctttaagtcacacaatcattaatataagtaatttgtttttttttcctaaactacatgatatttttactatctttgttgattggcaaaaactgaattgtggctcagtaatatcatcatgttttttttaaatatgtaagacgttttgtgaaaaaggataaaaaaattgataattttcgcatgcgttcaaaatgggctgtggaccttcgaacatataataacagaactatcaatacgacaaatcaagaaattattcagccagaattattaattcatttattaatattttattaattacaaaattgtctctatttttgcttctattagtatacaaatatgaaataactaattgttcgtataaaattatttatcgtacaaacatttatgcccttaaagccttaaagtatcaaattacgcaattttatattgtcggcattgccAAAcccattactttttttttaatttattttaacccgggagtaccgggattttaattttgaaatcccggttctttgcttggctctaaatcccgggaattcccggtactttcggtaccggtatttcccgggagtaAACCCTACTCCCAACGGGCCCGATAGAGTCGTTTTCCGGTTCACCAAATATCAGCACATCGTTAGCAATATTTGAAATGGTGTAAACAGGATTTGTACATGTACTGAAATGTCGTAAACAGGATTTGTACATGTACCTAAGTcattaagtaattttgttattagaCCATAGAAAGCTCTGTAATGTCATCATAAAATCACGGTCAGTATCTGGTTAGGCAAATTAATGAACGTAGatcatttatataggtacttatatatatcGTTACAAATAAATACCTGATACGTTCTCGCGAATAAATTGCAATTTAAACTGATTTTCCAATGTCACGGTTAAggcgcccactgattaccagtccgccggacgatatcggcctgtcagttgttcggagctgtcaactttttgttctaactgacaggccgatatcgtccgacggactgttaatcagtgggcccctttacggtTACTATGCCTGTTATGAGTGGTTGTTGTAGGTTGAATTAATAACTATGAAAAGTATTATGCTGAGTCCATCgtataaaatagtagtttatgcaacagtgatataataaggattttaagaaccaattatgagctgttgcatacattactttttctatggcagctgcagcaaaaaaaaaaaaaaaaaaaaaaaaaaaaaaaaaaaaaaaaaaaaaaaaaaaaaaaaaaagattattaaaaaaaaagagttattattttaaaaaaagagttattatttaaaaaaaattgagttattatttaaaaaaaaaaaagagttattatttaaaaaaaaaagagttattattgtaaatgaaaacatacctctttcaatcaagatgatcggaacttgtatctttaaaaaaaataaagcagttgtattatactcataagatgactgctagcagtcatcttatgagcctatagacaaagcattcaaatgacattgctttagatatcactgtcagtcatttaattgacacatttaagtgctggagtagaaaaaaaatatttgtaggtaagtaggtatataacattaaaaaaaaataactataccaaattagtttaaaaaaatacgaaattacgAGTAGATATGTTATTTCGACGTTTTAAGCGTTTGCCAACGAcaaagtgacattaaatttctaCTCGTAAGTGTGGATGAAACTTTCcacttattaattaatttagagaTATTTTAGTATAACTTTGTAAATTATAACATGCAAACAATGTACAAAATTAATAGACAACTATTTATTTAGGTAgtttttataacaataaaaataaacaataacaaaCTAATTTTTGGTGTGTGCGTTTCTTCGAACGTCGACATAACAGTAGCACTGCTATAATCAATGCTTGCCGTGATGGTGGCCCCAGTGCTTGTGGTCCTCGTGGCCGCCCTTCTTGCCGTGGTCGTGGTGGTGATGGTGGTGCTCATCGTGGCCGTGGTGGCCCTTGTGGCCGTGGTGGTCCTCGTCGTAGTGGTGCTTGTCGTGGTGGCCGTGCTTGCCGTGGTGGCCCTCGTGGTGGCCGGAGTGATGGTGACCGCCCTTCTTGTGGTGTCCGCCGTGGGTATCGTGGTGgccgtggtggtggtggtgcttGTGGTGCTTGCCCTCCTTGTGGTGCCCATCGTGGAAGTGGTGGTCCTTGTGGAAGTGATCCTTGTGGTGTTTCTTGTGGTACCCGTCGACGTGCTCTCCCTTGTCGTGGTGCTCGTGGTGGCCGTGTTTGCCGCCCTTGTGGTGGTGGCCGTGCTCGTGGTGCTCACCGTGGTGGTCGTGCTCGTCCCAGTGCTTTTTGTGGCCGCCGCCGTGCTCGTGGTGGTGATCCTCATGGTGGTGCTTGCCGTGGTGGCCTTTGTCGCCCTTGTGGTGGTGGTGATGGCCCTTGTGTCCCTTGTGTCCATGTCCGCCGTGCTCGTGGTGGTGGTGGCCGTGGTGCTCGTGGCCGCCGCCGTGCTCGTGGTGGTGACCCTTGCTCTCGGCCACGGCCATGTCCTGCGAGTAGTCCGCCATGCAGGCGGCGGCCGCGAGGCACAGCACTCCAAACACCAACAGCGCCCTCATGTTAACCGATATCCCGTGTCGGTGCTTGTGCCGATAGGTTGCTATGGAACGGAAGTTTGTCGGTAACTGACCTCCGAATCGTTGATTGGCTTTTTATATCAATTGTAACTAGTAGCGTACGGATACCGAAAAATTTAACAATATAGACTAGTACCTAGTACTttgctttaaataaatataatctggGCGCATCGCCAGTAGGAAATCTCAGATGGTTAAATTATTCtcatttacataggtacctatagtaaaaTATCAATGTCGCCTCTTCATccgtattataattaaaaataaacgctGAATAGAGCGAATTAGTGGGTAATTGTAATTCTTcattaaatatacaataaaatattaagtattatattagACGAGGAAATAGTCGAGAAAGGAACTTTGAAAGCAAATGTTTGCGTGGTCGGAACGCCCGATTAAATTTCTCTTAACCATCACAAGGCTAAATTgatttaagtaagtatttatttaagtaagaaTTGGTTTGTATTGTGCAgaagttttaatttgtttccttGTTAGATAGTTAGTTGCATTTTTTATGGTTCGtacattataaatatgtatttacattgGATTCCAATACCTATTGCAACTTAAAACTGAGCTTCTTTGCACTTCCGGGTGTCTGATTTAAGTAGTTAAAATTTAGTGTAGGTACTTCTGTAATTCCGATGGCAATacaatatcatcatcattggccttaaagtctattacagactattgaaacagtgtcaggtagggcgacaacgtttttcgtggctatgtaagccaatacaataggtaggtatacctaggcTAAAATCTAGAGCGCAtctgataataataaaattaataaacattgagtttaggctcattagaaaggtCTCGAGAAGTATAATACTTATAGTCAGCAAAATAAAACTGTAGGTACCTTATAATagtgtgtgcggaaagagaagagtgatgaaatgtatgggattcaatacattctacgactcttctctttccgcacagactacctacctatcaaaaaatatttttgacagtgACTTGTATCTAAATCTACGGTGTTCCATTGATCCCCATACTGTCCCTATACATGTATAGTGTGCGTCGTAGATGGCGTACCTAAAGACAATATAACCACTGCGTTTGGCGTACCTAAGTAGATACGAGCTATCGACAAGTAATGACAACGCGCGGCGTGGTGAAAATCAAAAAGTAATATAATGTGAAAATTGTTCGTAGGCCAGGCCAATTGTTCATAGATACTGTGTTTGACACATGTCAATTCTCTAAAAAACTTATGAGTCCTAAAACCGCCAAAGCGGCTCCGAAGTGATGATAGAATAACAGCCGACCTTGAACTACAGCCCTTTTGTTACGCACGTACACACACCTTACGTAAcaacacctaacctaacctaacgacGATAAAACAAAATGGAACATGATTCGATTGATTCGAGACAGACCAAGTGTTATCATATTAATAACACTTCTGGGCTAGGTGCTATCAAATTCGCTGTAAAGTTAgattggtctgactctaacgtCTCGAAAAATAGAAACGGGACGATGAGAGTACCTAATACCATTTATTAAATCGTGTTGAAAGGtgttattacttttatttaattaggtatttaatatgCTGTAAATATATTAAGCCTGAATCGCTtagagaaaaggatggtacggccgtgcgcCTCTTTGTTTTACTCGAATTGGCGGGGGCattgccgtgcccccagattattaAATTGAACTCTGATTAGATAgtgttaacaaaaaaaaaatatatatatacctaaatatttgaAGTACCTATAGTGTTATTcttattaaagttaaataaaattatacacgGGTAAATAAAACGAAATTGCTAATTGCTTCGCTCACCAGAAGAAACCCTACGCACGGTGTGTGAGTAAGACACTCTCTACACATTTAATACATCAATCGACGAtcgttttaatttataaatcttTTACGGATTCTTTCAATTCTAGCTGAGCGATGAGAA contains these protein-coding regions:
- the LOC134654017 gene encoding histidine-rich glycoprotein-like, with the translated sequence MRALLVFGVLCLAAAACMADYSQDMAVAESKGHHHEHGGGHEHHGHHHHEHGGHGHKGHKGHHHHHKGDKGHHGKHHHEDHHHEHGGGHKKHWDEHDHHGEHHEHGHHHKGGKHGHHEHHDKGEHVDGYHKKHHKDHFHKDHHFHDGHHKEGKHHKHHHHHGHHDTHGGHHKKGGHHHSGHHEGHHGKHGHHDKHHYDEDHHGHKGHHGHDEHHHHHHDHGKKGGHEDHKHWGHHHGKH
- the LOC134654011 gene encoding histidine-rich glycoprotein-like, with amino-acid sequence MRALLVFGVLCLAAACMADFSQDMAVAESKGHHHEHGGGHEHHGHHHHHHGGHGHKGHKGHHHHHKGHEGHHGKHHHEDHHHEHGGGHKKHWDEHDHHGEHHEHGHHHKGGKHGHHEHHDKGEHVDGYHKKHHKDHFHKDHHFHDGHHKEGKHHKHHHHHGHHDTHGGHHKKGGHHHSGHHEGHHGKHGHHDKHHYDEDHHGHKGHHGHDEHHHHHHDHGKKGGHEDHKHWGHHHGKH